From the genome of Kiloniellales bacterium, one region includes:
- the secY gene encoding preprotein translocase subunit SecY, producing MGGDLSKRIWFTLGALLVYRIGTHVPIPGIEPGGHLFSCSIPGLIVEFCTPGPSGLPRLFNALTGSGFGRISIFAFSVLPYLAASALMLLAAAVWPVLAALEKDGEVGRRRLYQYTRYLTVLLSALLAYFLAVVLEQHIPGNASTSLVRHPGVAFRLTTILTLTAGTLFTTWLADQISRRGIGCGIGLILFSGLAVHLPSALATTLELGRTGALGAGIIIGLLIMAVAVIAFIVFMERAQRRVIVQYPKRQVGSKMFGGEPPHLPLKLNSAGVIPPIFASSLLLMPLTVAGFSGGGGPDWLTQVTALLGHGQPLYLVIYVGMIVLFAFLCASKALDPKATAENLKVSGRFIAGIRPGVDTARFLGRLQTRLALLAATYLAAVCLLPELLIAQYGVTVYFSGANLMIMVWVILDTIGQIHMRLRPPPGGPPDDLSGAVGARIAPGQRTSAIGAVRRQDSCNSIAAETD from the coding sequence ATGGGCGGCGATCTGAGCAAGCGCATCTGGTTTACCTTGGGCGCATTGCTGGTCTATCGGATCGGCACCCATGTGCCGATTCCAGGGATCGAGCCCGGAGGACACCTCTTTTCCTGCAGCATCCCGGGGCTGATCGTCGAGTTCTGCACTCCAGGCCCCTCGGGCCTGCCAAGGCTATTCAACGCGCTCACCGGCAGCGGCTTCGGGCGGATCTCGATCTTTGCCTTCAGCGTCCTTCCCTACCTGGCTGCCAGCGCCCTCATGTTGCTAGCGGCCGCCGTTTGGCCTGTGCTCGCTGCTTTGGAGAAGGACGGCGAGGTCGGACGGAGGCGGCTCTACCAGTACACCCGCTATCTGACCGTCCTATTGTCGGCCCTTCTGGCCTATTTTCTGGCCGTAGTGCTCGAGCAACACATTCCAGGCAATGCCAGCACTTCCCTTGTCCGCCACCCAGGGGTCGCATTTCGCCTAACCACCATTCTCACGCTTACCGCCGGCACGCTCTTCACTACGTGGCTGGCCGACCAGATTTCTCGGCGTGGGATTGGCTGTGGCATTGGGCTGATCCTCTTCTCCGGGCTCGCGGTCCACCTGCCCTCGGCCCTGGCGACGACCCTGGAGCTGGGCCGCACGGGGGCTCTGGGGGCGGGGATCATCATCGGCCTCCTGATCATGGCGGTGGCCGTGATCGCCTTCATCGTGTTCATGGAGCGGGCCCAGCGCCGGGTGATCGTGCAGTATCCGAAGCGCCAGGTCGGCTCGAAGATGTTCGGGGGCGAGCCCCCGCACCTGCCGCTGAAGCTGAACTCTGCGGGTGTGATCCCGCCGATCTTCGCGTCCTCGCTGCTGCTGATGCCGCTGACGGTGGCCGGCTTCTCGGGCGGCGGCGGGCCGGACTGGCTGACCCAGGTCACCGCCCTGCTCGGCCACGGCCAGCCGCTCTACCTGGTGATCTACGTCGGGATGATCGTGTTATTCGCTTTCCTTTGCGCTTCGAAGGCCCTCGATCCGAAAGCCACCGCGGAGAACCTGAAGGTCTCTGGCCGGTTCATTGCCGGTATCCGACCGGGAGTCGACACTGCCAGATTTCTGGGACGTTTACAGACTCGCTTGGCGCTCTTGGCCGCGACATATCTCGCTGCTGTCTGCCTGCTGCCCGAACTGCTGATTGCCCAATATGGCGTGACCGTCTACTTCAGTGGCGCGAACCTGATGATTATGGTCTGGGTAATCCTGGACACTATTGGCCAGATCCACATGCGTCTCCGCCCGCCGCCGGGCGGTCCGCCGGACGACTTGTCAGGTGCCGTCGGGGCGCGGATTGCTCCCGGCCAGAGAACCTCGGCTATCGGCGCTGTCCGCCGTCAAGATTCCTGCAACAGCATCGCTGCTGAGACCGATTGA
- a CDS encoding response regulator, producing MFPRGSPRPRFWPIRALVVDDKRPTRNLLRDRLKALGIVDVWEADDGKTALAILRDFNCGDPDVVICDLEMAELDGLRFCDSVRRDRTLSCREVPILLLTRDADGEVYHRALQRGATEVLPRSAAAQDLALHLEKIVGIEAPA from the coding sequence ATGTTCCCGAGAGGTTCCCCGCGCCCCCGTTTCTGGCCGATCCGGGCCCTGGTCGTCGACGACAAGCGGCCGACCCGCAACCTGCTGCGCGACCGCCTGAAGGCCCTGGGCATCGTCGACGTCTGGGAGGCCGACGACGGCAAGACGGCTCTCGCGATCCTGCGCGACTTCAACTGCGGCGATCCCGACGTGGTGATCTGCGATCTCGAGATGGCGGAGCTCGACGGCCTACGGTTCTGCGACTCGGTGCGGCGGGACCGGACTCTGTCCTGCCGGGAGGTGCCGATCCTGCTGCTGACCCGGGACGCGGACGGCGAGGTCTACCATCGGGCCCTGCAGCGCGGCGCCACTGAGGTGCTGCCCCGCAGCGCGGCCGCCCAGGACCTGGCCCTGCACCTTGAGAAGATCGTCGGGATCGAAGCCCCGGCCTGA
- the moeB gene encoding molybdopterin-synthase adenylyltransferase MoeB, whose amino-acid sequence MDFTDDQIDRYARHLVLPEIGEEGQARLLESKVLVIGAGGLGSPLLLYLAAAGVGTLGVVDDDAVDLSNLQRQILHATADTGLAKVESAVKRLAEINPEVTVVPHRTRIGRGNAAELVAGYDLVADGSDNFATRYLVHDACYLAGKTLVSAAIMRFDGQISTFKAHLRDAAAPEAHPCYRCVFGEQPPNPKESCADVGVLGALPGTLGALQATEVIKELVGIGESLSGRLLLYEGLAAAFRSVRVKADPACPLCGPQATIRDLESMDYDEAAVCAAQ is encoded by the coding sequence ATGGATTTCACCGACGACCAGATCGACCGCTACGCCCGGCACCTGGTGCTGCCGGAGATCGGCGAGGAGGGCCAGGCCCGGCTGCTGGAGTCCAAGGTCCTGGTGATTGGCGCCGGCGGCCTGGGCTCGCCTCTGCTGCTCTACCTGGCCGCCGCCGGGGTCGGCACCCTGGGGGTGGTCGACGACGACGCGGTCGACCTCTCCAACCTGCAGCGCCAGATCCTGCACGCCACGGCGGACACCGGCCTGGCCAAGGTCGAGAGCGCGGTCAAGCGCCTGGCCGAGATCAATCCCGAGGTGACGGTGGTGCCGCACCGGACCCGGATCGGCCGCGGCAACGCCGCCGAGCTGGTCGCCGGCTACGACTTGGTCGCCGACGGCTCGGACAACTTCGCGACCCGTTACCTGGTCCACGACGCCTGCTACCTGGCCGGCAAGACCCTGGTCTCGGCAGCGATCATGCGCTTCGACGGCCAGATCTCGACCTTCAAGGCGCACCTGCGCGATGCCGCGGCGCCGGAAGCCCATCCCTGCTACCGCTGCGTCTTCGGGGAACAGCCGCCCAACCCCAAGGAGAGCTGCGCCGACGTCGGGGTGCTGGGCGCCCTGCCGGGCACCCTGGGGGCCCTGCAGGCAACCGAGGTGATCAAGGAGCTGGTGGGGATCGGCGAGAGCCTGTCTGGCCGCCTGCTGCTCTACGAGGGCCTGGCGGCCGCCTTCCGCAGCGTCCGGGTCAAGGCCGACCCGGCCTGCCCGCTCTGCGGCCCCCAAGCGACGATCCGCGACCTGGAGTCGATGGACTACGACGAAGCGGCGGTCTGCGCCGCGCAGTAG